The following coding sequences are from one Leucoraja erinacea ecotype New England chromosome 2, Leri_hhj_1, whole genome shotgun sequence window:
- the mrs2 gene encoding magnesium transporter MRS2 homolog, mitochondrial isoform X2: protein MEVWGLTRSFFCTFAERAGLAFKGTPAKLRFFKYGCRCTMLKPCGRSISAFHTCALGTQLRLGISMNRQQQCHIKDSSQSALGSVVPVFSVVKYESTGNISFFERKKTELYQELGLQARDLRFQHLTSINTRNNCIILRMEISALQASLNELQPQILETLEALVNPKQMSIDRSKLHILLQDSKNLSGLETDVKVFKETLLEILDEEKLLKELCLTSEQLVSHQSNSRIDLTEEMELLLENYYRQAEDLANAARELKVLIDDSESIIFINLDSHRNVMMRLNLQLTMGTFSISLFGILGVAFGMNLESSFEEDPRFFWLVTGIMFLGSGLMWRRLLSFLGQHLEPQAPPSMPSILKRSQLLGGRVDQRHGSK from the exons ATGGAGGTCTGGGGACTGACGAGGTCTTTCTTCTGCACGTTTGCAGAGCGAGCCGGGTTGGCCTTTAAAGGCACGCCTGCTAAATTGCGATTTTTTAAATACGGCTGCAGATGTACGATGTTAAAACCCTGTGGAAGAAGTATTTCTGCATTTCATACTTGTGCTTTAGGAACACAACTTCGGCTCGGGATAAGCA TGAATAGACAACAACAATGTCACATCAAGGATTCATCGCAAAGTGCCCTTGGAAGTGTGGTTCCCGTGTTTTCTGTC GTGAAATATGAGAGTACTGGGAACATAAGCTTCTTTG AACGAAAGAAGACTGAACTATACCAGGAACTTGGACTCCAAGCGCGAGATTTGCGATTTCAGCACTTAACGAGTATTAATACCAGGAATAATTGCATCATCCTCAGGATGGAG ATTAGTGCTCTGCAAGCAAGTCTGAATGAGTTACAGCCTCAAATATTAGAGACATTAGAAGCTCTGGTCAATCCCAAACAAATGTCGATTGATCGAAGCAAACTGCATATTTTACTTCAAGACAGCAAAAA CTTGTCTGGATTGGAGACGGACGTAAAGGTCTTCAAGGAGACGTTGCTGGAGATTCTAGATGAAGAGAAGCTGCTAAAAGAACTTTGTCTCACCAGCGAGCAACTTGTTTC TCATCAGAGTAATTCCAGAATCGACCTCACAGAAGAGATGGAACTCCTTCTTGAAAATTATTACCGACAGGCCGAAGACCTGGCCAATGCAGCACGGGAGCTGAAGGTGTTGATAGATGATTCTGAGAGCATCATTTTTatcaacttggacag CCATCGCAATGTGATGATGCGTTTGAACCTCCAGCTGACGATGGGAACGTTTTCCATTTCCCTCTTTGGAATCCTTGGCGTTGCCTTTGGCATGAACTTGGAATCCTCCTTCGAAGAG GACCCCAGGTTCTTCTGGTTGGTAACTGGAATAATGTTTCTAGGGAGCGGACTAATGTGGCGACGCTTGCTATCGTTTCTTGGCCAGCACTTGGAACCCCAAGCACCCCCATCG ATGCCCTCTATCTTGAAAAGATCACAGCTGCTGGGTGGAAGAGTCGACCAAAGACACGGTTCAAAATGA
- the mrs2 gene encoding magnesium transporter MRS2 homolog, mitochondrial isoform X1 yields the protein MEVWGLTRSFFCTFAERAGLAFKGTPAKLRFFKYGCRCTMLKPCGRSISAFHTCALGTQLRLGISMNRQQQCHIKDSSQSALGSVVPVFSVVKYESTGNISFFERKKTELYQELGLQARDLRFQHLTSINTRNNCIILRMEILKAVITPKYLLILDYHQSNLEHWLLKDLTLQLAGDGQLATYSLPFEFRAIEAILHHRISALQASLNELQPQILETLEALVNPKQMSIDRSKLHILLQDSKNLSGLETDVKVFKETLLEILDEEKLLKELCLTSEQLVSHQSNSRIDLTEEMELLLENYYRQAEDLANAARELKVLIDDSESIIFINLDSHRNVMMRLNLQLTMGTFSISLFGILGVAFGMNLESSFEEDPRFFWLVTGIMFLGSGLMWRRLLSFLGQHLEPQAPPSMPSILKRSQLLGGRVDQRHGSK from the exons ATGGAGGTCTGGGGACTGACGAGGTCTTTCTTCTGCACGTTTGCAGAGCGAGCCGGGTTGGCCTTTAAAGGCACGCCTGCTAAATTGCGATTTTTTAAATACGGCTGCAGATGTACGATGTTAAAACCCTGTGGAAGAAGTATTTCTGCATTTCATACTTGTGCTTTAGGAACACAACTTCGGCTCGGGATAAGCA TGAATAGACAACAACAATGTCACATCAAGGATTCATCGCAAAGTGCCCTTGGAAGTGTGGTTCCCGTGTTTTCTGTC GTGAAATATGAGAGTACTGGGAACATAAGCTTCTTTG AACGAAAGAAGACTGAACTATACCAGGAACTTGGACTCCAAGCGCGAGATTTGCGATTTCAGCACTTAACGAGTATTAATACCAGGAATAATTGCATCATCCTCAGGATGGAG ATCCTTAAAGCTGTAATAACTCCAAAGTATCTTCTTATCCTGGATTATCACCAATCAAATCTGGAGCATTGGCTTTTGAAGGACCTCACGTTACAATTGGCTGGAGATGGACAACTGGCCACATACTCTTTGCCTTTTGAATTCCGGGCCATAGAAGCAATACTTCATCACAGG ATTAGTGCTCTGCAAGCAAGTCTGAATGAGTTACAGCCTCAAATATTAGAGACATTAGAAGCTCTGGTCAATCCCAAACAAATGTCGATTGATCGAAGCAAACTGCATATTTTACTTCAAGACAGCAAAAA CTTGTCTGGATTGGAGACGGACGTAAAGGTCTTCAAGGAGACGTTGCTGGAGATTCTAGATGAAGAGAAGCTGCTAAAAGAACTTTGTCTCACCAGCGAGCAACTTGTTTC TCATCAGAGTAATTCCAGAATCGACCTCACAGAAGAGATGGAACTCCTTCTTGAAAATTATTACCGACAGGCCGAAGACCTGGCCAATGCAGCACGGGAGCTGAAGGTGTTGATAGATGATTCTGAGAGCATCATTTTTatcaacttggacag CCATCGCAATGTGATGATGCGTTTGAACCTCCAGCTGACGATGGGAACGTTTTCCATTTCCCTCTTTGGAATCCTTGGCGTTGCCTTTGGCATGAACTTGGAATCCTCCTTCGAAGAG GACCCCAGGTTCTTCTGGTTGGTAACTGGAATAATGTTTCTAGGGAGCGGACTAATGTGGCGACGCTTGCTATCGTTTCTTGGCCAGCACTTGGAACCCCAAGCACCCCCATCG ATGCCCTCTATCTTGAAAAGATCACAGCTGCTGGGTGGAAGAGTCGACCAAAGACACGGTTCAAAATGA